TTTCCATTTTAGACTTAAGAACAATAAGGTTCCCATTTATAGAAGTCCACTGAAACTGATGCAAGTCCTTACCTAAAGAGTAGTGGGAGTCTGTAACAAGATACGTTGGCTTTTGTACCCTGGCTTATTTTGAGAAATCCTTTTAAAATTCTAGGATTACCTGCCAAACTGCCTCACCTTAACAACTGTGCTTAATGTTCTAAGCATTTAaaacgtatactgtatatctaaacaAAATGAAGAAGATGAATCTGCACCTTTGTTTCCTGTGTTTTAACTTGGCCTCCTGAATTTTGAAGGTGTACTCTTCTAGCAGCTGCTCATGTTCACTGTTTAATTGATGTCCCctaaataataaacaaaaatgtaaacacaAAACCTGTGTCACATGTTAGCCATTTTCAAATCCATCTACATGTTTGTTTACCTACATACTTAGATTATGAGGGCAGCATAAagggtgctgtagatttctCAGGACATTCAGAAAAACAAGTCAGAAAAATGATGGCATTTTAAACTCTTTCACAACAATCCTGACTGGCTCAGACTTTATTTCAGGAGTAAACGCCATTGTTCATTCTTACCTGTTTGTGTCCTCTTTGAGCTCACACTGGTACTGCAGAGTCTTACAGGCATCTGCAGAGGAGGAAACAAAAACGTTCATTTTATGTAGGACTTATCAGGGCTGTACATGTAAGTCTAGGCTTGGTCTGTAATACGCAGTAAACAATATGAGAGTCTTGGTTTTAAATCGATAGCTTTGGCAACTCTCCGTCTGCTGTCAGTTTAATATTGCAAGTCTGTTTAAAAGCATTACCTTCTTTTTCTCTGTAAGCCTTCTCCAGCTGAGAACGCTCTGTGTGCACTAGAGGAAAGGAGAATATAATGAAAGCCGAGTTGCATGTGGTATTACTTGGGGGGGGGGATATTAAAACTGCAACAGCGGAATTTTAGCAGAAGTTAAAGTACCATTAGGTAAGCATGCATGTGTGCATTTTATACACAATGAATGAACATTCAATTGACCACAGTTTCTGACTGTAAACACTAAACTTCCAATATTCATCAGTCTATATTCTTCATGAGGGGTGGCACAGTTAGAATTGCTGCCTTGTAACATGGGGCCCGGGGTTTGATTCCAGCaatgaggtgctatctgtgtggagtttgtatgttctctccgtgTTCGCGTTTCCTCTGgtgttctctggtttcctcccagtgtccaaagacatactggttggttaactggcttctgggaaaactggcccggGTGTGAGTGTGCGCGCGTCTATGTTGGTGTCTgttctgcagtggactggcgtcccgtccagggtgtaccccgccttgcgcCTTGTTGTCCGCCTGAAATTCCAGCTCCCACGTGACCCTGAATGGGAccaagaggttagaaaatggatatcCTTCAAGAGGAAATTcgcattttaatatttacatgGTGTTATTCTGTCAGAATGTCATAACTTTGATTATAAATTctaaatagttcaggtgggtagctgcctcagcatgcgtaggctgcaaaggaacaagtagaggtttattccctgctgaaaagagaagaaaggaaacaacattttggccttGGAGCTTTGTGACACCCAAgaagtttcctttcttctcttttcagcatggaataaacttttacttgttccaaatTCTGAATGACCATTTCCTACATTAATATCCATTTGCAAAGAAACGTTGTTAGAGAACAATTCACACTTACGGGCATCTAATTCTTCCTTCAGGGTCTTTTTCAGGGACTCGCCCTCTTTCAACTCTTCTTCTAAAGCTGTTTTCCCTGGGTGGGGGGAGACACATGTAAGACTTGGGTTGTAGCCCACCAAAGGGACGCGAAACTGTTAAGACACAAGTTTTGAGTTTTTTGGTCTAAAATCCCTAACATACAATTGTCATAGCAGCAATATACGACATGAAATGCactagggttttttttttttaactgaacgTCTAAAATGAACTTTTAGTTCACCTTTTTGCAGTTTCCTTAATTTATTCATTAGGTCTTCCATCTTGAGTTCCGCCTTATCGcctaaaacagaataaaaacacttATGTAATCTCTTTTGAAGTGATGGCAGCAGTTTCTCCCAAGAAAAGCATTACTATTGAATCCGTTTGCATCTGTTAAAAGCAGGTACTGTGTAGAAATGAGCCTCTCGAATAAGTTCAATACTAAGACTGCGCTTTCGTAATTTATCTGAAAA
This is a stretch of genomic DNA from Lepisosteus oculatus isolate fLepOcu1 chromosome 10, fLepOcu1.hap2, whole genome shotgun sequence. It encodes these proteins:
- the LOC107078590 gene encoding synaptonemal complex central element protein 1 isoform X2; this encodes MEDLMNKLRKLQKGKTALEEELKEGESLKKTLKEELDALHTERSQLEKAYREKEDACKTLQYQCELKEDTNRGHQLNSEHEQLLEEYTFKIQEAKLKHRKQRMKFENQLQQLLEDHKNMYSIYSPERLPVEIENAENANAQLLKAEQIKLLQLKILEEEITRARGLTEKTSENKEN
- the LOC107078590 gene encoding synaptonemal complex central element protein 1 isoform X1 translates to MEDILQNTEELKDGDKAELKMEDLMNKLRKLQKGKTALEEELKEGESLKKTLKEELDALHTERSQLEKAYREKEDACKTLQYQCELKEDTNRGHQLNSEHEQLLEEYTFKIQEAKLKHRKQRMKFENQLQQLLEDHKNMYSIYSPERLPVEIENAENANAQLLKAEQIKLLQLKILEEEITRARGLTEKTSENKEN